The following are from one region of the Halodesulfurarchaeum sp. HSR-GB genome:
- a CDS encoding BGTF surface domain-containing protein, producing the protein MQTFSREIGYIDSNNDSILDPNDSIYREHDQDIAGTNTYGDHLQTITVENTGSLDPTYIDQITLQTDGTEVAAASSPTANETWVLQPTGGEATIDPSGTTVTLQTTLGEDAPGGETVSLRVPEPVDADGDGAYDPGDAGLFFEQDVPTGGFGPGPTLTVESESDSSSEPTTTGPSPIALSVTPPASNLSANATALPVEVSGNATDRSVQATLQYAANNSTVASQTGSLDRNGETEFNFDPTPGRYRVRVEALESDGVARSAVIVVEEPPSATLEALDHAITRGERVPVNLTLERSDTATISLRGPDGGRLERATVTMSNTTAKFAVDSDGTGAENRTAAVALESTDTSRAGLTWLTTVADNETATNRSTTDESGPGNASGSPPAHAASEAGKGTQTEPLEAGNYTISVATGGTIQDRDTIQVGANWTAAIEPMVAPRGATIASAEDIANNASRREKIASGDRLVIAVETAGLGSYARNITTGRAVGHASQNQSPGRSGGPTGRNKSTTTKANGTPPAFVSVGPKSPGTRSEQPMTGLRRVEAPNSDRFFVVADPNASGRVNPGKALETAVVLTENTPFVPDRTNKTEQERRRAAVEVVEARAELAQATANDTLDLPTNATVPINGSTTVAPGTTATVHIEGTERNFSIETETTVGENGTYETTANLSEYDSGTNYTVTVTANDEQISEVHTGQFTGTESASLAATGGGGGGASAEESRPRSTPAATTTAPTDSVTSPLSDLPGEPVDRVVEAVPEPLRIGQSGLLILAFGTLALLTIGVGLKRLIRP; encoded by the coding sequence TTGCAAACATTTTCAAGGGAGATAGGATATATTGATTCCAACAACGATAGCATACTTGATCCCAATGATTCGATCTATCGCGAACACGACCAAGACATTGCCGGCACCAACACCTACGGCGACCACCTCCAGACAATTACTGTCGAAAACACTGGCTCACTCGACCCAACTTACATCGACCAAATCACACTCCAAACCGACGGCACGGAAGTTGCCGCTGCGAGCAGCCCAACCGCGAACGAGACCTGGGTGCTCCAGCCGACAGGAGGTGAGGCCACGATCGACCCGAGCGGGACGACCGTCACCCTTCAGACCACCCTCGGCGAGGATGCACCAGGTGGTGAAACCGTCTCGTTGCGGGTTCCCGAGCCCGTGGATGCCGACGGCGACGGTGCCTATGACCCGGGCGACGCCGGGTTGTTCTTCGAGCAGGACGTGCCGACGGGTGGGTTCGGCCCAGGGCCAACCCTGACTGTCGAATCCGAATCTGACTCGAGTAGCGAACCGACGACCACCGGCCCCTCACCGATCGCCCTTTCTGTCACCCCGCCAGCGTCGAATCTCTCGGCGAACGCCACAGCACTCCCAGTCGAAGTGAGCGGGAACGCCACCGACCGATCAGTGCAGGCGACACTCCAGTACGCCGCGAACAACTCCACGGTAGCAAGCCAGACCGGCTCGCTGGACAGAAACGGCGAGACCGAGTTCAACTTCGATCCCACACCGGGACGCTACCGGGTCCGGGTCGAGGCCCTGGAATCCGACGGCGTGGCTCGCTCTGCGGTAATCGTCGTTGAGGAGCCACCCAGTGCAACGCTCGAAGCGCTCGACCACGCCATCACGCGAGGTGAACGAGTCCCAGTCAATCTGACGCTGGAACGCTCGGACACGGCCACGATCAGTCTGCGAGGACCGGACGGCGGTCGATTGGAACGGGCGACAGTCACGATGTCGAATACGACGGCCAAGTTTGCGGTCGACTCGGACGGCACGGGAGCCGAAAACCGAACAGCCGCCGTCGCTCTCGAATCAACTGACACGAGTCGGGCGGGACTGACCTGGCTGACGACGGTGGCGGACAACGAAACAGCGACCAATCGATCGACAACCGACGAATCAGGACCCGGCAACGCAAGCGGCAGCCCACCAGCCCACGCAGCGTCGGAAGCCGGAAAGGGCACCCAAACAGAACCGCTCGAAGCCGGGAACTACACGATTTCGGTGGCGACTGGCGGCACAATCCAGGACAGAGACACCATTCAGGTCGGCGCGAACTGGACGGCAGCCATCGAACCGATGGTCGCGCCACGAGGAGCCACGATCGCGTCCGCCGAGGACATCGCGAATAACGCGAGCCGACGGGAGAAAATCGCCAGCGGTGACCGACTCGTGATCGCCGTCGAGACCGCCGGACTCGGTTCTTACGCCCGGAACATCACCACCGGTCGCGCAGTCGGGCACGCGAGCCAAAACCAATCCCCAGGTCGTAGCGGTGGCCCGACCGGCCGTAACAAAAGCACCACGACGAAAGCGAACGGAACGCCACCAGCCTTCGTCTCAGTTGGTCCGAAGTCACCAGGAACACGGAGCGAGCAGCCGATGACCGGGCTCCGTCGTGTGGAGGCCCCGAATTCGGACCGCTTTTTCGTAGTCGCGGATCCGAACGCCAGTGGACGTGTGAACCCAGGGAAAGCCCTCGAGACGGCCGTCGTCCTCACCGAGAACACACCGTTCGTCCCCGATCGAACAAACAAAACGGAACAGGAGCGACGGCGGGCCGCAGTTGAAGTGGTCGAGGCCCGGGCCGAGCTCGCTCAGGCCACCGCAAACGACACGCTCGATCTCCCGACGAACGCAACCGTTCCGATCAATGGCTCGACGACAGTGGCACCGGGCACGACCGCAACGGTGCACATCGAAGGCACCGAGCGCAACTTCTCGATCGAGACGGAGACGACCGTCGGCGAGAACGGCACCTACGAAACGACCGCGAACCTGAGCGAATACGATTCGGGCACGAACTACACCGTAACCGTCACGGCAAACGACGAACAGATCAGTGAGGTTCACACGGGGCAGTTCACCGGGACCGAATCCGCGAGCTTGGCGGCCACAGGCGGGGGCGGTGGCGGGGCAAGCGCCGAGGAGTCCCGACCACGCTCGACGCCGGCTGCGACGACCACCGCACCGACCGACTCGGTCACCAGCCCCCTTTCGGACCTGCCCGGTGAGCCCGTCGATCGGGTCGTCGAGGCAGTTCCGGAGCCACTTCGGATCGGGCAGTCGGGGTTGTTGATCCTCGCGTTTGGAACCCTCGCGCTGCTCACGATCGGCGTCGGGCTCAAGCGGCTGATCCGGCCCTAG
- the artA gene encoding archaeosortase A, producing MIGATDLATVTDPLAWIVVLTFATSAILSMRESPAARYGATGAWALFAVFWALMVPHYAIEMRSIVEGVLSAAAVPGSLYVAYLIYTERRSFEVLTRAVAIMGFIYLPFEAITVIRSGSIEMVVAHVEFILRAVGVEPTVITGPDGLRSTFLFLAEDGHRLTTRVILACTGIGSISIVAGLALSVDASPRRKLLGIAMAVPIIYGLNVLRVAFIALAHGFQWFAGFQDPIFLVFGIEDPYLVSYIVADRVISQSASVLVLILITLGLLRLIPELSTVVEDVLFLLTGREYDLDL from the coding sequence ATGATCGGGGCCACGGATCTAGCCACAGTCACGGACCCACTCGCGTGGATCGTGGTCCTCACCTTCGCCACGAGCGCGATCCTGTCCATGCGGGAGTCGCCCGCCGCCCGCTACGGGGCGACCGGGGCCTGGGCACTCTTTGCGGTGTTCTGGGCGCTAATGGTCCCGCACTACGCAATCGAGATGCGGAGCATCGTCGAAGGCGTGCTGAGCGCCGCCGCTGTGCCCGGCTCGCTGTACGTCGCGTACCTGATCTATACCGAACGCCGGTCCTTCGAAGTGCTGACCCGGGCTGTCGCGATCATGGGCTTCATCTACCTCCCATTCGAGGCGATCACGGTCATCAGAAGCGGATCGATCGAGATGGTCGTGGCCCACGTGGAGTTCATCCTCCGTGCCGTGGGCGTCGAACCGACGGTCATCACTGGTCCCGACGGACTTCGAAGCACCTTCCTCTTCCTGGCCGAGGACGGGCACCGGCTGACGACCCGGGTCATTCTAGCCTGTACCGGCATCGGGAGCATCTCGATCGTGGCCGGCCTGGCCCTTTCCGTGGACGCCTCCCCCCGGCGCAAACTTCTCGGGATCGCGATGGCGGTGCCGATCATCTACGGGCTCAACGTCCTGCGGGTGGCCTTTATCGCGCTGGCGCACGGCTTCCAGTGGTTCGCCGGCTTCCAGGACCCGATCTTCCTGGTCTTCGGCATCGAGGACCCCTATCTGGTCTCCTACATCGTGGCCGACAGAGTCATCTCCCAGTCGGCCTCGGTACTCGTGCTGATACTCATCACGCTGGGGCTCCTGCGGCTCATCCCCGAACTGTCCACGGTCGTCGAGGACGTCCTCTTCCTACTCACGGGCCGGGAGTACGACCTCGACCTGTAG
- the epsC gene encoding serine O-acetyltransferase EpsC, with translation MSYRYTGDTHRALVASYRADEAPFPTETDLVAPERNHARREIALLKCLLFPRLWNSGNNVGDPDAVQECLSELGELFVTGFRLYGESDPAPVVTTVLDRMPEIRDMLKRDVVAAYKGDPAAKSYREVIRSYPGFQALLVHRVAHTLYEAGAGEYARELSECAKTETGIDIHPGAEIGEYCLIDHGTGVVIGETATVGDWARIYQNVTLGALHFEEAENEEHMLRKGYKRHPDIGDHVVIGAGSNIMGPIEVGDHVSIGANSWISEDVPDHTVVFIADHPDLEQKPTD, from the coding sequence ATGTCCTATCGCTACACTGGCGACACCCACCGCGCCCTCGTGGCGTCCTATCGGGCCGACGAAGCGCCGTTCCCGACCGAGACCGATCTGGTCGCTCCCGAACGCAATCACGCCCGCCGGGAGATTGCCCTGCTGAAGTGTCTGCTCTTTCCGCGTCTCTGGAACTCCGGGAACAACGTGGGCGACCCGGACGCAGTGCAGGAGTGTCTCTCCGAACTCGGGGAACTCTTCGTGACCGGGTTCCGACTCTATGGCGAGTCCGATCCGGCCCCGGTGGTGACGACCGTCCTCGATCGGATGCCCGAAATCAGGGACATGCTGAAGCGGGACGTCGTCGCTGCGTACAAGGGCGACCCGGCGGCCAAGAGCTACCGGGAGGTCATCCGCTCGTATCCGGGTTTCCAGGCGCTTTTGGTCCACCGTGTCGCCCACACACTCTACGAGGCAGGTGCAGGGGAGTACGCCCGAGAGCTCTCTGAGTGTGCCAAGACCGAGACCGGGATCGACATCCACCCTGGGGCCGAGATCGGCGAGTACTGTCTCATCGATCACGGGACGGGTGTCGTCATCGGCGAGACCGCGACGGTCGGTGACTGGGCCCGGATCTACCAGAACGTCACGCTCGGGGCACTCCACTTCGAGGAGGCCGAGAACGAGGAGCACATGCTACGCAAGGGCTACAAGCGCCACCCGGACATCGGCGATCACGTCGTCATCGGGGCCGGGTCGAACATCATGGGCCCCATCGAGGTCGGCGATCACGTCTCGATCGGCGCGAACTCCTGGATCAGCGAGGACGTGCCCGATCACACCGTCGTTTTCATCGCGGACCACCCAGATCTGGAGCAGAAACCCACCGACTAG
- a CDS encoding TVP38/TMEM64 family protein: MSDRGPVLPPIFVSPRARWIAILSILVLLVLAGVGLVLFDYSFGSMLDAQAVREAVESFGLLAPLVFILIQATQVVVAPIPGQVLALAGGYAFGPVLGTIYSLIGATIGSAIAFGLSRRFGRPAVERLVHPLTLEMVDGFLEDHGRLAVFLVFLVPGLPDDALCFVCGLTPLPLSHLVVLSTLGRIPGYAMLSLAGGRLATNRPLEAALIIALIAVLAALAYYQRERLLEFSR; this comes from the coding sequence ATGAGCGATCGAGGCCCTGTGTTGCCCCCGATTTTCGTCTCTCCCCGGGCGAGATGGATCGCCATCCTTTCGATTCTCGTCCTTCTGGTCCTCGCTGGAGTCGGGCTCGTTCTTTTCGACTACTCCTTCGGATCGATGCTCGATGCCCAGGCCGTCCGGGAGGCCGTCGAGTCCTTCGGCCTGCTTGCGCCACTCGTTTTCATCCTGATCCAGGCCACCCAGGTCGTCGTGGCTCCGATCCCGGGCCAGGTGCTCGCACTGGCCGGCGGGTACGCCTTCGGCCCGGTACTCGGCACAATCTACAGCCTCATAGGGGCGACTATCGGAAGTGCGATAGCGTTCGGGTTGAGTCGACGATTCGGGCGACCCGCAGTCGAGCGACTGGTCCATCCCCTGACCCTCGAAATGGTCGACGGATTTCTCGAAGATCACGGCCGATTGGCCGTCTTTCTGGTGTTTCTGGTTCCCGGGCTCCCGGACGACGCGCTGTGTTTCGTCTGCGGGCTCACGCCGCTCCCGCTCTCCCATCTCGTCGTCCTCTCCACGCTCGGCCGGATCCCGGGCTATGCCATGCTCAGTCTCGCTGGCGGCCGACTCGCGACCAACCGGCCGCTCGAGGCGGCACTCATAATCGCGCTCATCGCGGTCCTGGCGGCGCTCGCGTACTATCAGCGCGAGCGCCTGCTCGAGTTCTCGCGGTGA
- a CDS encoding creatininase family protein, translating into MRSVKMNELAWTSIEEVAGQEVHTVIIPIGATEQHGPHLPVGTDSMIGEEISTRVANRLGDTLVAPPIQVGCSPSHTDYPGTISISSDVLKGLIDDYLDSLDGHGFQFAVLLPSHGGNFPPVETAAAELAPKYSELSLIPIVDLNRFTELINQGLEEAGLEYQEPVIHGGGTETAMMMAIEPSRVRNSELRPGNEGLKSRSAVLNLGFQSVTDAGVLGDPTVATPEVGEHIITSLVDGYTAMIEHERTRLRNC; encoded by the coding sequence ATGCGTTCTGTAAAAATGAACGAACTCGCTTGGACTTCCATAGAAGAGGTCGCGGGCCAAGAAGTCCATACTGTAATCATTCCAATTGGAGCGACAGAACAACATGGGCCACACCTCCCGGTTGGAACTGATTCGATGATTGGCGAGGAAATATCGACTCGGGTCGCAAACCGGCTCGGTGACACACTTGTGGCCCCTCCGATTCAAGTTGGGTGTTCACCTAGCCATACCGATTATCCGGGCACGATCTCGATCAGTTCCGACGTTCTCAAAGGTCTTATAGACGATTATCTTGACTCACTCGATGGCCATGGATTTCAATTCGCAGTCTTGCTCCCCTCTCACGGTGGAAATTTCCCGCCTGTTGAAACCGCAGCTGCCGAACTGGCCCCAAAATACTCGGAGCTCTCGCTCATCCCGATTGTAGACCTGAACCGTTTTACAGAACTAATAAATCAGGGGCTAGAAGAGGCCGGTTTGGAATACCAGGAGCCGGTTATCCATGGTGGCGGTACTGAAACCGCGATGATGATGGCTATTGAACCATCACGTGTCCGTAATTCCGAATTGCGCCCTGGCAATGAGGGTCTAAAATCTCGTTCTGCGGTCCTGAATCTCGGCTTTCAGTCGGTAACGGATGCTGGAGTTTTGGGTGATCCGACTGTGGCAACCCCCGAAGTGGGTGAGCACATTATCACGTCCCTGGTAGACGGGTATACAGCCATGATTGAACATGAACGGACCAGGTTACGGAACTGCTAG
- a CDS encoding EamA family transporter produces the protein MATTAIWLAVVTMVAWGGWAIFAKISTETISSDLATLVTYASASVFLLGNYLYNSQNPVDFDPTGVTYALGAGITSAIGAVTMYSALKTGDASVVTPISGLYFVIAAILGVLIFKEPIGMKKAAGLVFAVISITLVTQ, from the coding sequence ATGGCTACGACGGCAATTTGGCTTGCTGTAGTAACAATGGTGGCATGGGGCGGATGGGCAATTTTTGCAAAGATTTCCACAGAAACGATCTCGTCGGACTTGGCAACACTTGTAACATATGCATCGGCGAGTGTTTTTTTGTTAGGAAACTACCTGTACAACTCACAGAACCCAGTCGATTTTGATCCGACTGGTGTAACATATGCACTGGGAGCAGGAATAACAAGTGCCATCGGGGCAGTAACCATGTATTCCGCACTGAAAACCGGAGATGCATCGGTTGTAACTCCGATTAGCGGGTTGTACTTCGTCATCGCAGCCATTCTGGGCGTTCTCATATTTAAAGAGCCCATTGGAATGAAAAAGGCTGCAGGGCTCGTATTTGCGGTTATATCTATCACTCTTGTAACTCAGTAG
- a CDS encoding BCCT family transporter: MKLMEIFGLEGAEFNEKMLFFLTAVGLAVLGAIGILSPQWFNDMMMAGYDFVLHNFGWWFMVLGFALLAFSVFMTFSKYGKIRIGGQDAEPEFGLFGWIAMVFTVGYSGSIIIWGVGEPASIMAAPPPEPWPVSGALESMSLSFMFIHEIFPGLAMWYPPFALAFALTIYNRNVDRFKISSMLKPLLGDGDHKYLYWVVDLASLIAIVGGIAATMGFSAQTFDALISDVFNMPGSSLTYILFGLIGLVFLGDVWLGLHKGIQNAARATVILAMISAGFLLVVGPTLSAINIGLDATGIWINNMFRLSFFTDPTAAGDWGHYWTSFWWAWWAAWGIFVGSFVARVSKGRTLRETFVSLVAIPGVFLWIQHSIIGGWVLSPGYVEPVTEAVSSGGIPAAIAEAVNLTPYGLVLAVLFVLVITGYVITSLDSTVFILSSITLGTENPNARNRAWWGVLLAFVGVMTIELPLFSAMQAFPVILAFPFTVFLVAIAFSSYVAARDYFKANMLEDGEEHSRFITRKSESQTAQKQSQAAPDDD, from the coding sequence ATGAAATTAATGGAGATTTTTGGTTTGGAAGGGGCTGAGTTCAATGAGAAAATGCTTTTCTTCCTCACTGCAGTTGGACTCGCTGTTCTCGGTGCAATTGGAATTTTGAGCCCGCAGTGGTTCAATGACATGATGATGGCGGGCTATGACTTTGTTCTCCATAACTTCGGCTGGTGGTTTATGGTACTGGGATTTGCGCTTCTGGCGTTTTCCGTGTTCATGACTTTCTCGAAGTACGGAAAAATTCGCATTGGCGGTCAGGATGCAGAACCTGAATTCGGCCTATTTGGATGGATCGCGATGGTATTTACTGTCGGATACAGTGGTTCGATCATCATTTGGGGTGTTGGGGAGCCTGCTTCGATCATGGCTGCTCCGCCCCCAGAGCCGTGGCCAGTGAGTGGCGCGCTTGAATCCATGTCGCTTTCGTTCATGTTTATCCACGAGATCTTCCCCGGGCTAGCGATGTGGTACCCTCCCTTCGCTCTCGCATTTGCCCTCACAATTTACAACCGGAACGTGGACCGATTCAAAATCAGTTCTATGCTCAAACCGCTCCTCGGAGACGGGGACCACAAGTACCTCTACTGGGTTGTGGACCTGGCCTCCCTAATCGCTATTGTAGGGGGAATTGCAGCGACGATGGGGTTCTCTGCCCAGACATTCGATGCGCTCATCAGTGATGTATTCAATATGCCAGGATCTTCCCTTACGTACATACTATTTGGATTAATTGGGTTAGTGTTCCTCGGAGACGTCTGGCTCGGACTTCACAAGGGCATCCAGAACGCTGCGAGAGCGACGGTGATTCTGGCGATGATTTCGGCCGGGTTCCTGTTGGTGGTGGGCCCAACCTTGTCCGCGATCAATATCGGGCTGGATGCAACTGGGATCTGGATCAACAACATGTTCCGACTTTCGTTCTTCACGGATCCCACCGCAGCTGGCGATTGGGGCCACTATTGGACCAGTTTCTGGTGGGCCTGGTGGGCAGCGTGGGGCATCTTTGTTGGCAGCTTTGTCGCCCGGGTCTCCAAGGGCCGAACTCTTCGAGAGACGTTTGTGAGTTTGGTCGCTATTCCCGGAGTCTTCCTGTGGATTCAGCACTCGATCATTGGCGGATGGGTTCTCTCCCCGGGTTATGTCGAACCGGTAACTGAGGCCGTTTCTTCCGGAGGAATTCCTGCTGCGATTGCCGAAGCAGTCAATCTCACCCCATATGGGTTGGTTTTGGCTGTTCTGTTCGTCCTCGTGATCACCGGGTATGTGATTACCTCCCTCGATTCGACTGTGTTTATCCTCTCTTCGATTACCCTTGGGACCGAAAATCCCAATGCTCGGAACCGGGCATGGTGGGGTGTTCTGCTCGCGTTCGTGGGTGTGATGACGATTGAACTCCCCCTGTTTAGCGCAATGCAGGCATTCCCAGTGATTTTGGCATTCCCGTTCACCGTCTTCCTTGTCGCGATAGCATTCTCCAGTTACGTTGCTGCCAGAGATTATTTCAAAGCTAATATGCTGGAAGACGGGGAAGAGCATTCCAGGTTTATCACCCGCAAATCAGAGTCACAGACGGCTCAAAAACAGTCCCAGGCCGCACCGGACGACGATTAA
- a CDS encoding glycosyltransferase family 2 protein yields MSRTSGQYRLRDSVSIQNGLVSRSGPLVVTRLNDSAQDLLKTVSTDEFQSVTAIAREGGVSAESTGALLSDLYNRGFLEWRPARDPEFQPPVSIILTVRNEADAIEPALDALADLNYPEYEVVVVDDGSTDDTRELIRSHSLTADGNLRLVPVGSDTEPLGIGASRNRGVSSAANEIIAFTDADCRPNRAWLSNLVPALATHDVVGGRVRPTDTARPMHEYEGIHSSLDMGPRASPVDREQSTPYLPTANLVGHREVFEKTPFPERNVAEDVGVSWDALANGFDLVYDPTGVVEHDYGGVTNFLGRRLSYGGSEALLAKLYGHPGSVSLPAISLVGLVLLAVLPVVNSMLNIGASLGTFLAAMTVLGFVITPTKQAFTSVITGSIRVSAAVAGLFRGSLSRVYGFALEVTRYYSLPLVALGILAGVGGLEFLAISLLAIPGICVVVALAIDLSVNRPSSPVRYSLLYLVDHLTYQIGAYRGAVENRTVAHLRPSSRFSLTL; encoded by the coding sequence ATGTCACGAACGAGTGGCCAGTACCGTCTCCGGGACAGTGTTTCGATTCAGAATGGTCTTGTTTCTCGGTCTGGTCCTCTCGTTGTAACTCGGTTGAACGACTCTGCCCAGGATCTCCTCAAGACGGTTTCCACTGATGAGTTTCAGTCAGTAACGGCGATTGCTAGGGAAGGCGGGGTTTCAGCGGAATCGACTGGAGCACTACTCAGTGATCTTTACAATCGCGGCTTTCTCGAGTGGAGGCCCGCACGTGACCCAGAGTTTCAGCCACCCGTCTCGATCATCTTGACAGTACGAAACGAAGCAGACGCAATAGAGCCGGCTTTGGACGCTTTGGCCGATCTGAATTACCCTGAGTACGAGGTCGTCGTTGTTGATGACGGCTCCACAGACGACACACGGGAATTAATCCGATCACACTCTCTGACAGCGGATGGGAACTTGCGTCTCGTTCCTGTTGGATCTGACACGGAACCACTCGGCATCGGTGCGAGCCGAAACCGGGGTGTTTCGAGTGCGGCGAACGAGATCATCGCGTTCACGGATGCAGACTGTCGTCCGAATCGGGCGTGGCTATCGAATCTTGTTCCCGCTCTGGCCACTCATGATGTGGTCGGTGGACGTGTCCGCCCTACCGATACAGCACGGCCCATGCATGAGTATGAAGGGATCCACTCCTCTTTGGATATGGGTCCACGTGCGTCCCCAGTGGACCGAGAACAGTCGACACCCTACCTTCCAACTGCCAATCTTGTCGGCCACCGAGAGGTGTTTGAGAAAACCCCCTTCCCAGAACGAAACGTCGCCGAGGACGTTGGTGTTAGCTGGGACGCACTGGCGAATGGATTTGATCTGGTGTACGATCCAACTGGTGTTGTCGAGCACGACTACGGAGGAGTCACCAATTTTCTCGGACGACGTCTTTCTTACGGCGGTTCTGAAGCGCTTTTGGCCAAATTGTACGGCCACCCCGGCTCGGTGTCGCTGCCAGCGATCTCCTTGGTTGGTTTGGTATTGCTCGCGGTCTTGCCTGTGGTCAATTCTATGCTGAATATTGGTGCTTCTCTGGGCACATTTTTGGCAGCTATGACGGTTCTCGGTTTCGTCATCACGCCCACAAAACAGGCATTCACTTCAGTGATAACCGGGTCCATTCGTGTGTCTGCGGCTGTGGCTGGTCTCTTCCGTGGCTCACTTTCACGAGTCTACGGTTTCGCTCTCGAAGTTACGCGCTATTATTCGCTTCCCTTAGTCGCGCTTGGGATTTTAGCAGGTGTTGGCGGCTTAGAGTTTCTTGCCATTAGCTTACTTGCCATCCCGGGGATCTGTGTGGTGGTGGCTCTGGCTATAGATCTGTCCGTTAATCGGCCTTCAAGCCCTGTTCGATACTCCCTCTTGTACCTCGTTGACCATCTTACCTACCAGATTGGAGCCTACCGTGGTGCGGTGGAAAACCGTACTGTTGCCCATCTTCGCCCCTCGAGTCGGTTTTCTCTCACTCTGTAG
- the mftC gene encoding mycofactocin radical SAM maturase (MftC is a radical SAM/SPASM enzyme that catalyzes the first two steps in biosynthesis of the electron carrier mycofactocin from the terminal Val-Tyr dipeptide of the precursor peptide MftA.) — translation MSRSPLRSPVTITWEVTFGCNLHCDHCLSGSGPAQQSSDELSTAEAKEFIAECDEMDIFQVNIGGGEPFVRPDILELLADLTDRGISTCVSTNGTQLDATVLDRLEEMDPLYLQVSLDGLQPENDALRGDGVFNSVLDTLSELAERDIGTTVNTVVTSQNVHDLDEIYELAGSYGAGLRLNRFRPSGRGEDVWDRLRLDTDQITYLHSWLSDHPDVRTGDSFFYLNAMGEVRNETLKECGAGSMTCLVDPVGDVYPCAFTQWPEVKSGNVISDGFQTAWDELTSLGTHVDDHEGCPAVAMGSKDSEGEDPQLRSILHGD, via the coding sequence ATGTCACGTAGCCCGTTGCGCTCACCGGTCACGATCACGTGGGAAGTCACGTTTGGCTGTAATCTGCACTGTGATCATTGCCTCTCCGGGAGTGGCCCCGCACAGCAATCGTCTGACGAACTGTCTACTGCCGAGGCAAAGGAATTCATCGCGGAGTGTGACGAGATGGACATCTTCCAGGTGAATATTGGTGGGGGTGAGCCGTTTGTTAGACCGGACATCCTTGAACTCCTCGCTGATCTCACGGATCGGGGAATCTCTACTTGTGTGAGTACCAATGGAACACAGTTGGACGCGACCGTTTTGGATCGGCTGGAAGAGATGGACCCCTTATACCTGCAGGTGAGTCTGGACGGACTTCAGCCAGAAAACGACGCGTTACGTGGGGATGGTGTTTTTAATTCTGTTCTAGACACGCTTTCTGAACTTGCAGAACGAGATATTGGGACCACCGTGAATACGGTTGTCACGAGCCAAAACGTCCACGATTTGGACGAAATATACGAGCTAGCGGGGAGTTATGGAGCGGGTCTTCGCCTCAACCGGTTCCGCCCCAGCGGACGTGGTGAAGATGTCTGGGATAGGCTTCGACTGGACACTGATCAGATCACGTACCTGCATTCCTGGTTGAGCGATCACCCTGATGTTCGAACAGGCGACTCGTTCTTTTACCTGAACGCAATGGGTGAAGTTCGAAACGAGACTTTGAAAGAATGTGGAGCCGGGTCTATGACTTGCTTGGTCGATCCCGTTGGGGATGTGTACCCCTGTGCGTTCACTCAATGGCCGGAAGTAAAATCGGGCAACGTCATTTCGGACGGCTTCCAAACTGCATGGGACGAACTTACCTCTCTTGGGACCCACGTCGATGACCACGAAGGATGTCCAGCAGTTGCGATGGGTAGCAAGGACTCAGAAGGAGAGGATCCTCAACTACGCTCGATTTTGCACGGTGACTGA
- the mftB2 gene encoding mycofactocin biosynthesis chaperone MftB2, which yields MGKTVSKPEYIKYRREDEYGLVYDHENYGYEDATLSTVDERIISCLEYVEDRSAIELEALQDEFSPEVIEVARKKGYIHVT from the coding sequence ATGGGAAAGACCGTATCGAAGCCTGAGTACATCAAATATCGGCGCGAGGACGAGTATGGTCTCGTGTATGACCACGAAAATTACGGCTACGAGGATGCGACGCTGAGCACAGTCGACGAGCGCATCATTTCGTGTTTGGAGTATGTTGAGGATCGGTCAGCTATCGAGCTGGAAGCCCTCCAGGATGAATTTTCTCCTGAGGTAATCGAAGTCGCTCGAAAAAAGGGGTATATACATGTCACGTAG